A genome region from Pirellulales bacterium includes the following:
- the serC gene encoding 3-phosphoserine/phosphohydroxythreonine transaminase, with amino-acid sequence MEKRVYNFSAGPAVLPLPVLEKAQRELVCYPGQGMSVMEMSHRSDAFIEIMTRTERDLRALLGVPDNYKVLFLQGGGRLQFSMVPMNLLRGTGKSADYILTGSWGKDALKEAQREGETRVAWDGKEGNYHRVPSQAELKLDPNATYVHFTINETIQGVQFPREPETGNVPLVCDASSEFLSRPVPINKYGLIYACAQKNAGPAGVTIVIVREDLLARSAESLPGMLSYKVHADADSAFNTPPCYALYVVGLVVEWLRDTIGGLDKMHQLNQKKAARLYEVIDQSNGFYTGHATNDCRSLMNVTFRMKNAELDKPFNKEAEAAGLVTLKGHRSVGGFRASIYNAMPPEGVEALREFMLDFARKHG; translated from the coding sequence ATGGAAAAACGCGTTTACAACTTCTCTGCCGGCCCGGCCGTGTTGCCGCTGCCTGTGCTCGAAAAGGCCCAGCGCGAGCTGGTCTGCTACCCGGGCCAGGGAATGTCCGTGATGGAGATGAGCCATCGTTCGGACGCGTTTATCGAGATCATGACGCGTACGGAGCGCGATCTGCGTGCCCTGCTGGGGGTGCCCGACAACTACAAAGTGTTGTTTCTCCAGGGCGGCGGGCGGTTGCAGTTTTCGATGGTGCCGATGAACCTGCTGCGCGGCACGGGCAAGTCGGCCGACTACATCCTTACTGGCTCCTGGGGCAAAGACGCGCTCAAGGAAGCCCAGCGCGAGGGCGAAACCCGCGTGGCCTGGGACGGCAAGGAGGGCAACTACCATCGCGTGCCCAGCCAGGCCGAGCTGAAGCTCGACCCGAACGCGACCTACGTACATTTCACGATCAACGAGACGATCCAGGGCGTGCAGTTTCCGCGCGAGCCGGAGACCGGCAACGTGCCGCTGGTTTGCGACGCCTCGAGCGAGTTTCTCTCGCGCCCGGTGCCGATCAACAAGTACGGCCTGATCTACGCCTGTGCGCAGAAAAACGCGGGACCCGCGGGCGTGACGATCGTCATTGTCCGCGAGGACTTGCTGGCCCGTTCGGCCGAATCGCTGCCCGGCATGCTCAGCTACAAGGTGCATGCCGACGCCGATTCGGCGTTCAACACGCCGCCGTGCTACGCCCTGTACGTGGTCGGGCTGGTGGTCGAGTGGCTGCGCGACACGATCGGCGGGCTCGACAAGATGCACCAGCTGAACCAGAAAAAGGCCGCGCGGCTCTACGAGGTGATCGACCAGAGCAACGGTTTCTATACCGGCCACGCGACGAACGACTGCCGGTCGCTGATGAACGTGACGTTCCGGATGAAGAACGCCGAGCTGGACAAGCCGTTCAACAAGGAGGCCGAAGCGGCGGGCCTGGTGACGCTCAAGGGACACCGCTCGGTAGGCGGCTTCCGGGCCAGCATCTACAACGCGATGCCGCCCGAGGGCGTCGAGGCGCTGCGCGAGTTCATGCTCGACTTCGCGCGCAAGCACGGCTAA